DNA sequence from the Nakaseomyces glabratus chromosome E, complete sequence genome:
GATCGTCATAATTTCATAATTCGGAACAGAAACatcttttattatttcaaaaataattttgaaatatgtGCTGGCAAAAATAAAGAGCCATCCAGACGCTCATCAAGTAATATTAGTGCTGAAATTCCGAGACAAGTATGGTACAAATCAGGATCGTCGGCATCATTTTTACTAAAGCCACCGATTATCTGATTCTGCGTTACGTTTAGTAAATAGTTTTCTAATGAACGCTGATCCACATACCCTTGCCATTCTTTAGTGAGCAACTGGATTGAATTTAGACACCACGTTGCATAACAGGTATCAGCAAACTTATTTGGACGCCCTTGGAAGCCACCATGGTCATCTGTGTCATAAAATGGATTTTGCTCTTCCTGTTTTCTCATGATGTCGGATGAGGAAACCTGCCTATGGGAGAGCCAGGTTAATGTCTTCTCAACAAAATTCTCGTCTATAGTCTCTCTTGCTTTTAGCAAAGCTAATGTCGACAAGGCACATGATGTATATCCAGCATGGGCTTCACCATACTGACCATATGCACCGTCGAAACATTGttgatttttgatataatcTAGCAATTTGGAGACATTGATATACTTAGAATAATCGGCCGGCGACCTGCACCCGATAATATATAACAATGCGACTGCTATGTAACAAAACCTCAAATCTTCTCCATCAACTGGTGATACAGATGTGCCTGAAAGGTCCAATGCCGACTTGAATGAGCCATTAGGCAGTTGGCATAGGCCCACAAACCTCCCAATAGACTCTCCGTCCATTTCATGGCATATGTAATGATGCTGCTTCAATAAAGCCAGCACCAAGAGTGCAAAGAGAGTGTTTGGCAAGTTGAATGTAATGACACCATCAACTCTTACATTTAAGCTCCCTACAAACCCAGaaattctttgattttGCTTCGGAGCAGACTTTGTTATCAAATGTGACTTGATCCACGGTATATACTTGCTATATTTCCCCTGAATATCCTCCCCAAGAAGGCTGAGACTTTGAAAGCTATAGTACAGTATTGCCATCTTGTTCACATCATTGTCCTCATACTTGGCAGGCAATAATTGCAAATGCCTCTCTATATATTTCacatgttttttttttatttgatctGGCATATTCTGCATCTTAAAATAAAGGCACTCAATTCTATACACGAATTAGCAGTTGTCCTTGTAACTAGTCCTTACAAGTCTTTTCAAATGCTTGTTAAATCAGTATCCAGTAATACCAATCAGATCATCTAAAACATAATTTACCTTAGTATTGATCCACCATCAGCTTGCGATGCCCTTTCAATTCCtattttgagtttttattttgccAAAAACCTGAAGACAAGATAATTGTACGCCATTTTGTGTGAAGTCtggatattttattttcattttgaaaaatatttgCGGGATACCGGGTAAACAAAGCTGATCCTTGATAGCCAAACCTCTCAATAAAGAGTAAGCATGGCTCTCCGGTAAGTTGTAGTAGCTGTGAATACAAATAATAGATAGTTTGAAACTTGATTTTATAtagtattttattttatattctaGAATATCAATCTGTAGGAAGCAATTTGGAAAGTTTTTAAAGTTATTGGGATCTCGTAAGTTCCGTCATCTAGTTTTTTAAAATTGACGTCCTCAATAGCATCTAATTCAAGGTTATCAACAATTTGAACCTCCCTCAAAGGTAAGGATGTTTTTAGGACAGCACGAGACTCACCACCAAGTGACTCATAAACCCTAGCAATTAAACTTCTCGATCTCAACTTCTTTAAAGCATAGTTGGAATTCAgctcttcatcatcttcaccacgcttgatatttgataaaatgaCGTTTGGCTCACCTTCAATTGAAATAATGCTCTGTAATTTGTCGGCATACTCTTTAGATATTTGGTATTTGTGATTGAAGTTAAATTCGATGGCATTTCTAACTGTCTTGTAGTTTAATTCACCGCGATGAGGATAAATAGCATAGTTGATCTCGTGCGATCCCATATCTGCATGAGCATCAGGTGCCTTAGGTGATCTTAACAGTGATAATCTCATTAGGTTTCCATGCACTGAAAACCCATATTTACAATCATTTAGAATCGATACACCCTTGGTATGCTCGGAATAGTCAGCAAACTTATGATTGCAGACTTCAAACTTAGCGACATCCCAGGAGGTGTTGTAATGGGTTGGTCTCTTTGTGATACCAAATTGAGTCTCATAAGAAGCAAAATCATTACGAACATTAACTGGGAATTCAACCTTCAAGAACTTGTTCTCGCTTTCCCAGTTCTCGACCTTTGTGTTGATATGAATAATACTTTCATCTGCCCGCTGCTCATCAGTAGATTTTAATGAAACTTTTGTAATGATCTCACAGTTTTTGGAAATCTTGAAGCGTGACTCAACTGTGCATTCATTGCCACTGTCCCCAACAATCTTTACAGAGTCTGCATCTTCTAGATAATTAAACTGGTTTACAGAATACAACTCAGTATCCCAGGCCTGCCAAGATAATGGTTTATCATCGAATATAACAAACTGGTTAGCACCAAACTTATTTCTACCATTCTTAAGGTCAAGATACTCGATATTGTCTTTTGTGTCTTTGATACTCTTAATGACACCTCTCTTCTTACATATCGATACTTCCCATTTGCCGTTGGAAAGCAAGTAACAGTCATCTTTATCTTTCACGGAAGCGAAAAACTTCTTAGAAATATCCTTTTCTCCAGCAAAGTCGGTTTCTAACCATGGAAGAGTTCTTAAAGTCAATTCGTCTTTATGCTTATCCTTTTGTACACATTTCAATGCATCTTCAATCAACTTATTACATCTTTCAATGACTTCATCAAGTCTAGGAATAGCCTCATACTTATAAACCATTTCAATACAAGAACCCGGCAACACATCATGGAATTGACacaataaaatatcttCCCAAAGTTTATTTATCTCATTGGCAGGATATTTATATCTATCCGGGAATAGGATGGAAACTTTAGTAGCTATCCATTCCAAGTCATGgattttgatttctgaGAACCTCATATGCTTTTTGGTTCTTGCTTGACTTGTATATGTACCCCTATGGAATTCAAAGTATAACTCACCATTCCAAGTTGGTAGAATTGAACCATTGTCTGTATTTTTTAGAATATTGTCATAAAATTCGTCCACAGACTTTCCAACATCCAATTTGGGGACAACGTTACCATTTCTGTTAGATATTGACCTAATTCTTCTCATTTTTTCGAGCATTTCTCTGGTaggaccaccaccaccatcaccTTTACCATACAACATCAAGCCAGCACCATAAAACTCAgttgttttattttgtttcgATGAACGCAAAACATCCCCAAAGTGAGAGTCTGCAGTATACGTATTTCCAGGTGGCATGTGTGTCAGAAGTTGAGAACCGTCAATACCCGCCCAATTGAAAGTCGAATGGGGAAAgctatttatattattccACGATAGCTTCTGGGTTAAGAATTTATCTATTCCAGATAGACGACAAATCTGAGGGACTTGCGAAGAATAACCAAAGGTATCAGGTAACCAGAAAACTGTACTCTTGGTACCCAAATGCTTCATGAAAAATCTTTGTCCATAGAAGAATTGTCTGGCCAAAGACTCGCCCGATGGCATATTGGTGTCATTTTCAACCCAAGAGCCACCTACTGGAATAAATTGACCTTCTTGCACTTTAGGAACCAAGACTTTCTTAAAAAACTCAGGATGATCTTCTAATAACCACTTAAATTGTTGAGCTTGGGATGCAACAAATTGGTACTCTGGAAATTCATCAATTAAAGTACATTGAGAAGACCATGATCTTACAATTTTTCTCCGAGTTTCAGCAAAGGGCCATAACCAAGCTGTGTCAATATGACAGTTACCGATACCGTAGACTGATGTCATTACATCAGAACCATTTTGATAAACCTTTGGAGAGTCAGCGAAATCGTCAAGGTACTCCTTGTGCAACAACTCTCTGCATCTTCTAACACTTGACCTATCCTCGGGATCAAAAGCATCCATAACAAGATTACCAACTTGCCTTGCCTTATGTTTTTGCCAAGAGTCGCCTGGGAGTTCTCTGGCGGCGTCACCTAGCATCCAGAAATCAATTCGCAAAGCTCTAGCTTCCCAATCTGGCCAAAC
Encoded proteins:
- the CDC43 gene encoding protein geranylgeranyltransferase type I subunit CDC43 (CAGL0E05126g~Ortholog(s) have CAAX-protein geranylgeranyltransferase activity, role in protein geranylgeranylation and CAAX-protein geranylgeranyltransferase complex, cytosol, nucleus localization) — encoded protein: MQNMPDQIKKKHVKYIERHLQLLPAKYEDNDVNKMAILYYSFQSLSLLGEDIQGKYSKYIPWIKSHLITKSAPKQNQRISGFVGSLNVRVDGVITFNLPNTLFALLVLALLKQHHYICHEMDGESIGRFVGLCQLPNGSFKSALDLSGTSVSPVDGEDLRFCYIAVALLYIIGCRSPADYSKYINVSKLLDYIKNQQCFDGAYGQYGEAHAGYTSCALSTLALLKARETIDENFVEKTLTWLSHRQVSSSDIMRKQEEQNPFYDTDDHGGFQGRPNKFADTCYATWCLNSIQLLTKEWQGYVDQRSLENYLLNVTQNQIIGGFSKNDADDPDLYHTCLGISALILLDERLDGSLFLPAHISKLFLK
- the AMS1 gene encoding alpha-mannosidase (CAGL0E05148g~Ortholog(s) have alpha-mannosidase activity, role in oligosaccharide catabolic process and cytosol, fungal-type vacuole membrane localization), with the translated sequence MFRQQAVEERNYDPQFKPVQGIYEDRLRQFLDQGGPFSHQNLPKFYDRERIRLDGKHVKVQWYQVPFEDGSDPTSPDKRPSWKSIIEKDKKGELNFQDASIGQPFGPSWSTTWFKVHLKLPSHWIGKKIIFDWDCSNEGVVIDPETLLPATAFSGNERTEYQLPKNESGEYFFYIESGNNGMFGCGAGSTINPPDDHRFFGLNKADIVWPDWEARALRIDFWMLGDAARELPGDSWQKHKARQVGNLVMDAFDPEDRSSVRRCRELLHKEYLDDFADSPKVYQNGSDVMTSVYGIGNCHIDTAWLWPFAETRRKIVRSWSSQCTLIDEFPEYQFVASQAQQFKWLLEDHPEFFKKVLVPKVQEGQFIPVGGSWVENDTNMPSGESLARQFFYGQRFFMKHLGTKSTVFWLPDTFGYSSQVPQICRLSGIDKFLTQKLSWNNINSFPHSTFNWAGIDGSQLLTHMPPGNTYTADSHFGDVLRSSKQNKTTEFYGAGLMLYGKGDGGGGPTREMLEKMRRIRSISNRNGNVVPKLDVGKSVDEFYDNILKNTDNGSILPTWNGELYFEFHRGTYTSQARTKKHMRFSEIKIHDLEWIATKVSILFPDRYKYPANEINKLWEDILLCQFHDVLPGSCIEMVYKYEAIPRLDEVIERCNKLIEDALKCVQKDKHKDELTLRTLPWLETDFAGEKDISKKFFASVKDKDDCYLLSNGKWEVSICKKRGVIKSIKDTKDNIEYLDLKNGRNKFGANQFVIFDDKPLSWQAWDTELYSVNQFNYLEDADSVKIVGDSGNECTVESRFKISKNCEIITKVSLKSTDEQRADESIIHINTKVENWESENKFLKVEFPVNVRNDFASYETQFGITKRPTHYNTSWDVAKFEVCNHKFADYSEHTKGVSILNDCKYGFSVHGNLMRLSLLRSPKAPDAHADMGSHEINYAIYPHRGELNYKTVRNAIEFNFNHKYQISKEYADKLQSIISIEGEPNVILSNIKRGEDDEELNSNYALKKLRSRSLIARVYESLGGESRAVLKTSLPLREVQIVDNLELDAIEDVNFKKLDDGTYEIPITLKTFQIASYRLIF